One Burkholderia pyrrocinia DNA segment encodes these proteins:
- a CDS encoding GNAT family N-acetyltransferase, producing the protein MATNDRLIDTTPLDVRAQPLIDALIDEYSTRYNAYRPDSRASARDELARYPAELFAPPEGAFVLLLRDGETIGGGAFKRYDAQTAELKRIWTRTDLRRQGLARLIVDALELRAARQGYRRLYLTTGFRQPEAWALYDRTGYTRLFDSSIDPEAYFHLPFGKDLADPARTSTLADLWAPVPEPVLPR; encoded by the coding sequence ATGGCCACGAACGACCGCCTCATCGACACGACGCCGCTCGACGTCCGCGCGCAACCGCTGATCGACGCGCTGATCGACGAGTATTCGACCCGTTACAACGCGTACCGCCCCGACAGCCGCGCGTCCGCGCGCGACGAACTCGCGCGCTACCCGGCCGAACTGTTCGCGCCGCCCGAAGGCGCCTTCGTGCTGCTGCTGCGCGACGGCGAAACGATCGGCGGCGGCGCGTTCAAGCGCTACGACGCGCAGACCGCCGAGCTCAAACGCATCTGGACGCGCACGGACCTGCGCCGTCAGGGCCTCGCGCGGCTGATCGTCGACGCGCTCGAACTGCGCGCCGCGCGGCAGGGCTACCGCCGCCTCTACCTGACCACCGGCTTTCGCCAGCCCGAAGCGTGGGCACTGTACGACCGCACCGGCTATACGCGGCTGTTCGATTCGTCGATCGACCCCGAGGCGTACTTCCACCTGCCGTTCGGCAAGGATCTCGCCGATCCGGCGCGCACGTCGACGCTCGCCGACCTGTGGGCGCCCGTGCCCGAACCGGTGTTGCCGCGCTGA
- a CDS encoding sensor domain-containing diguanylate cyclase: protein MAVRASLLNSVLATPPSGNHRVTAALRPSMLVTLFEDIRPMAMSGLASGFVAAVALIRLQQLWCLVWLIADISLLAARLAIARAYTVRRDAGDDRAEYWAMHYAPVSLAACFVLGLGVMGCVQATDVELGTLSVMVAGGVFGGIASRNSALPRLAMTQVTLGVLPIGVGALLAHRSGAWLLLPPLAIYLAAMRTVVQRHYRVLVALIAARQRNAELVARFDAALTYMPHGLCMIDGDSRVTVANRRTAQLFGSPREIMLDTPLPDVVAALGANAVTDAGGAGLVAQCDGWLNRDEPEPFEIVLADGRQLELTRHRVPDGNAVIIVEDVTARRQTEQHIRHLARHDALTGLPNRHELHAGLKRMLARRPRLPNPALAVMYLDLDGFKAINDRFGHQAGDEVLMQVAERLGKTLPPGELAARIGGDEFVVAIDDTTMQACSLLAARIIRQISAPYTLSIGKIVSLGISIGIALDDGHGSPDELIRRADSALYDAKSAGKGIYRFYSNGSRRVAPVTAS from the coding sequence ATGGCAGTCAGGGCATCTCTCCTGAACTCCGTTCTCGCCACTCCCCCCTCCGGCAACCACCGTGTCACGGCGGCGCTGCGTCCGTCGATGCTCGTCACGCTGTTCGAGGATATTCGCCCGATGGCGATGTCCGGGCTCGCGAGCGGCTTCGTCGCGGCCGTCGCGCTGATCCGGCTGCAGCAACTCTGGTGTCTCGTGTGGCTCATCGCCGACATCAGCCTGCTCGCCGCCCGGCTCGCGATCGCGCGTGCCTACACGGTGCGCCGCGACGCCGGCGACGATCGCGCCGAATACTGGGCGATGCACTATGCGCCCGTGTCGCTCGCGGCGTGCTTCGTGCTCGGCCTCGGCGTGATGGGCTGCGTGCAAGCGACCGACGTCGAACTCGGCACGCTGTCGGTGATGGTCGCGGGCGGCGTGTTCGGCGGAATCGCGTCGCGCAATTCGGCGTTGCCGCGGCTCGCGATGACGCAGGTCACGCTCGGCGTGCTGCCGATCGGCGTCGGTGCGCTGCTGGCCCACCGGTCGGGCGCGTGGCTGCTGCTGCCGCCGCTCGCGATCTATCTCGCGGCCATGCGCACCGTCGTCCAGCGCCACTACCGCGTGCTCGTCGCGCTGATCGCTGCGCGCCAGCGCAACGCCGAACTCGTCGCACGCTTCGACGCCGCCCTCACCTATATGCCACACGGCCTGTGCATGATCGACGGCGACAGCCGCGTGACCGTCGCGAACCGGCGCACCGCGCAACTGTTCGGCTCGCCGCGCGAGATCATGCTCGACACGCCGCTGCCCGACGTCGTCGCGGCGCTCGGCGCGAATGCGGTGACCGATGCCGGCGGCGCCGGGCTCGTCGCGCAGTGCGACGGCTGGTTGAACCGCGACGAACCGGAGCCGTTCGAGATCGTGCTCGCCGACGGCCGCCAGCTCGAACTGACGCGCCACCGCGTGCCCGACGGCAACGCGGTGATCATCGTCGAGGACGTCACAGCGCGCCGCCAGACCGAGCAGCACATCCGGCATCTCGCGCGGCACGACGCGCTGACCGGTTTGCCGAACCGCCACGAACTGCATGCCGGGCTCAAGCGGATGCTCGCGCGCCGGCCGCGCCTGCCGAACCCTGCGCTCGCCGTCATGTATCTCGACCTCGACGGCTTCAAGGCGATCAACGACCGCTTCGGCCACCAGGCCGGCGACGAGGTGCTCATGCAGGTCGCCGAGCGGCTTGGCAAGACGCTGCCGCCCGGCGAGCTTGCGGCGCGCATCGGCGGCGATGAGTTCGTCGTCGCGATCGACGACACGACGATGCAAGCATGCTCGCTCCTCGCCGCGCGGATCATCCGGCAGATCTCGGCACCGTATACGCTGTCGATCGGCAAGATCGTCAGCCTCGGGATCAGCATCGGCATCGCACTCGACGACGGGCACGGCTCCCCCGACGAACTGATCCGCCGGGCCGACAGCGCGCTGTACGACGCGAAGTCGGCCGGCAAGGGCATCTACCGCTTCTATTCGAACGGCAGCCGCCGCGTGGCACCGGTCACCGCGAGCTGA
- a CDS encoding ABC transporter substrate-binding protein, which yields MQRAVPLSSRAVRTLAAALIGLTAFAAAAATFDLSPEQRGRPRGTVDAAVERAVPASFKFAEPGTLTIGIAPSLPPISSYATDARTVIGFDADVGQLVSDSLGRKLKIVALAWADWPLALESGKVDAVISNVTVTEERKQKFDFSSYRHDLVGFYVRNDSKIQAIREPKDVAGLRVVTDAGTNQEKILLAWDRENVAHGLKPVQIQYYDDQAMRIVAVQSGRADAVFSVNSVLAYQSAQQGKTRLVGAISGGWPRTADIAIATRRGSGLADPLTVALNGLIKTGRYRQVLDRWNLASEAIDQSRTNPPGLPKS from the coding sequence ATGCAACGAGCCGTACCGCTTTCCTCCCGTGCCGTCCGCACGCTGGCCGCCGCGCTGATCGGCCTGACCGCGTTCGCCGCGGCCGCCGCGACGTTCGACCTGAGCCCCGAGCAGCGCGGCCGCCCGCGCGGCACAGTCGATGCGGCCGTCGAACGCGCGGTGCCCGCGTCGTTCAAGTTCGCCGAGCCCGGCACGCTGACCATCGGCATCGCGCCGAGCCTGCCGCCGATCAGCTCGTATGCGACCGACGCGCGCACGGTGATCGGCTTCGACGCCGACGTCGGCCAGCTCGTGTCCGACAGCCTCGGCCGCAAGCTGAAGATCGTCGCGCTCGCGTGGGCCGACTGGCCGCTCGCGCTCGAATCGGGGAAAGTCGACGCCGTGATCTCGAACGTGACCGTCACCGAGGAACGCAAGCAGAAGTTCGATTTCTCGTCGTACCGCCACGATCTGGTCGGCTTCTACGTGCGCAACGACAGCAAGATCCAGGCGATCCGCGAGCCGAAGGACGTCGCGGGGCTGCGCGTCGTGACCGACGCCGGCACCAACCAGGAAAAGATCCTGCTCGCGTGGGACCGCGAGAACGTCGCGCACGGGCTGAAGCCCGTGCAGATCCAGTACTACGACGATCAGGCGATGCGTATCGTCGCCGTGCAGTCGGGCCGCGCCGATGCCGTGTTCAGCGTGAACTCGGTGCTCGCGTACCAGAGCGCGCAGCAGGGCAAGACGCGGCTCGTCGGTGCGATCAGCGGCGGCTGGCCGCGCACGGCCGACATCGCGATCGCGACGCGCCGCGGCAGCGGGCTCGCCGATCCGCTGACCGTCGCGCTGAACGGGCTGATCAAGACCGGCCGCTACCGGCAGGTGCTCGACCGCTGGAACCTCGCGTCAGAAGCGATCGACCAGTCGCGCACGAATCCGCCGGGGCTGCCGAAGAGCTGA
- a CDS encoding porin, giving the protein MHSYQMNKHASARVAGTVVAACLTGFVPGVAHAQSSVTLYGLIDTSITYSTNQRTQGAGSPGSGSVAMTSGALNASRWGLRGREDLGGGMAAVFTLENGFSGTTGKLSQKGVDLFGRQAWIGVSSKTAGTLTFGRQYDLILDFVTPLGASGPGWGGNLAVHPYDNDDSNRNLRINNAVKYTSPTYRGLTFGAMFGFSNAAGQFANNAAWSAGLSYANGPLKLGAGYLKISRDRNSPNPDGALSTVDGSATITGGNQQIWAAAGRYAFGPHSIGAAWSHSTTDGVTGVLQGGNIAPLKGESLVFDNFTVDGRYFVTRALSVAAAYTYTMGRFDTRTGQTRPKWNQVVAQADYALSKRTDAYLEGVYQSVSGGNGNPAFNATVWTLTPSASSNQVVVALGLRHKF; this is encoded by the coding sequence ATGCATTCCTACCAGATGAACAAGCATGCCAGCGCGCGCGTCGCGGGGACCGTCGTTGCCGCATGCCTGACCGGCTTCGTGCCGGGCGTCGCGCACGCACAGAGCAGCGTGACGCTGTACGGCCTGATCGACACGTCGATCACCTACTCGACCAACCAGCGCACGCAGGGCGCCGGCTCGCCCGGCAGCGGCAGCGTCGCGATGACGAGCGGCGCGCTGAACGCGTCGCGCTGGGGGCTGCGCGGCCGCGAAGATCTCGGTGGCGGCATGGCCGCGGTCTTCACGCTCGAAAACGGCTTCTCGGGCACCACCGGCAAGCTGTCGCAGAAAGGCGTCGACCTGTTCGGCCGCCAGGCGTGGATCGGCGTGAGCTCGAAGACGGCCGGCACGCTGACGTTCGGCCGCCAGTACGACCTGATCCTCGACTTCGTGACGCCGCTCGGCGCGTCCGGGCCCGGCTGGGGCGGCAACCTCGCGGTCCATCCATACGACAACGACGATTCGAACCGCAACCTGCGCATCAACAACGCGGTGAAATACACGAGCCCGACGTACCGCGGGCTGACGTTCGGCGCGATGTTCGGTTTCTCGAACGCGGCCGGCCAGTTCGCCAACAACGCGGCATGGAGCGCGGGGCTGTCGTATGCGAACGGGCCGCTGAAGCTCGGCGCCGGTTACCTGAAAATCAGCCGCGACCGCAATTCGCCGAACCCGGACGGCGCGCTGAGCACGGTCGACGGTTCGGCGACGATCACCGGCGGCAACCAGCAGATCTGGGCCGCGGCCGGCCGTTATGCATTCGGGCCGCATTCGATCGGCGCCGCCTGGTCGCACTCGACCACCGACGGCGTGACGGGCGTGCTCCAGGGCGGCAATATCGCGCCGCTGAAGGGCGAATCGCTCGTGTTCGACAACTTCACGGTCGACGGGCGCTACTTCGTCACGCGTGCATTGAGCGTCGCCGCCGCATACACGTACACGATGGGCCGCTTCGACACGCGCACGGGCCAGACGCGCCCGAAATGGAACCAGGTCGTCGCGCAAGCCGACTATGCACTGTCGAAGCGCACGGACGCGTATCTCGAAGGCGTCTACCAGAGCGTGAGCGGCGGCAACGGCAATCCCGCGTTCAACGCGACCGTCTGGACGCTGACGCCTTCGGCGAGCAGCAACCAGGTTGTCGTCGCACTGGGACTGCGGCACAAGTTCTGA
- a CDS encoding succinylglutamate desuccinylase/aspartoacylase family protein → MTAPSSQRNPIHCEIDLDAQGKHAGYLRLPHSVHRSAYGWLPIPIASIRNGDGPIALVMAGNHGDEYEGQIIVSQLMREIEPEMVSGQLILLPMANFPAADAGLRVSPLDEGNLNRSFPGEPTGTPTQMIAHYIEHVLLSRAQYLVDLHSGGSSLLYHGGNMLAIDPLDADEAAKLNGLLVAFGLPNALLHAPNPVHSASAARRQGAISIVTELGGAGMADPSLIRLGRHGLLHYLGYIGLLRGALVPDAPPTVTRFMRVDGDRHFVYAYERGLYEPLVELGDQVKAGQPAAWVHFPDTPLREPMLHRFKGDGEVVCKRVPAQVRRGDCLFQLAELSAAPSIGQ, encoded by the coding sequence ATGACCGCCCCGTCCTCACAGCGAAACCCCATCCACTGCGAAATCGATCTCGACGCGCAAGGCAAGCACGCGGGCTACCTGCGGCTGCCGCATTCCGTGCACCGCTCGGCGTACGGCTGGCTGCCGATCCCGATCGCGTCGATCCGCAACGGCGACGGCCCGATCGCGCTCGTGATGGCCGGCAACCACGGCGACGAATACGAAGGCCAGATCATCGTGTCGCAGTTGATGCGCGAGATCGAGCCCGAGATGGTCAGCGGACAACTGATCCTGCTGCCGATGGCGAATTTCCCCGCGGCGGACGCGGGCCTGCGCGTGTCGCCGCTCGACGAGGGCAACCTGAACCGCAGCTTTCCGGGCGAGCCGACCGGCACGCCGACGCAGATGATTGCCCACTACATCGAGCATGTGCTGCTGTCGCGTGCGCAGTATCTGGTCGACCTGCATTCGGGCGGCAGCTCGCTGCTGTACCACGGCGGCAACATGCTCGCGATCGATCCGCTCGACGCCGACGAAGCCGCGAAGCTCAACGGGCTGCTGGTCGCGTTCGGCTTGCCGAATGCGCTGCTGCACGCGCCGAACCCCGTGCATTCGGCATCGGCCGCGCGCCGGCAAGGCGCGATCTCGATCGTGACCGAACTCGGCGGCGCGGGCATGGCCGATCCGTCGCTGATCCGGCTCGGCCGCCACGGGCTGCTGCACTACCTCGGCTATATCGGCCTGCTGCGCGGCGCGCTCGTGCCCGACGCGCCGCCGACCGTCACGCGCTTCATGCGCGTCGACGGCGACCGCCATTTCGTCTATGCGTACGAGCGCGGGCTGTATGAACCGCTCGTCGAACTCGGCGACCAGGTGAAGGCCGGACAGCCGGCCGCGTGGGTGCATTTCCCCGATACGCCGTTGCGCGAGCCGATGCTGCACCGGTTCAAGGGCGACGGCGAAGTGGTGTGCAAGCGCGTGCCCGCGCAGGTAAGGCGCGGCGATTGCCTGTTTCAGCTGGCGGAGTTGTCGGCGGCGCCGAGCATCGGCCAATGA
- a CDS encoding LLM class flavin-dependent oxidoreductase, which translates to MTTRRSIPFGLMLQGAGSHMNAWRHPSNPPDASINLDFAIGIARKAEAAGIAFAFVADGLYINEKSIPHFLNRFEPLTVLSALAVATKKIGLAGTISTSYSEPFTVARQLASLDAISGGRAGWNVVTTPLEGTAKNFGKAHPDHELRYEIADEYLDVVQGLWDSWDDDAFVRDRATGRFFDRDKLHTLDHHGRFFQVAGPLNIQRSPQGQPVIFQAGSSDTGIGLAGKYADAVFTHSPSLDETAAFTRRVKQSAVEHGRHADDVKIFPGVGPIVGRTAAEAEDKYQAIRDLLTIDEALAYLGRYFDHHDFTQYALDAPFPELGDLGRNSFRSTTDRIKADAKNKGLSLRETALAVATPRPNFIGTAEHVADELIRWHDAGAGDGFILGFPVQAQGVDDFVELVIPALEARGRYSRDLPGATLRDHLGLPRKASRHAAPGAAQETAADAHA; encoded by the coding sequence ATGACGACCCGACGATCGATCCCCTTCGGCCTGATGCTGCAAGGCGCAGGCAGCCACATGAACGCATGGCGGCACCCGAGCAACCCGCCGGACGCGAGCATCAACCTCGACTTCGCGATCGGCATCGCGCGCAAGGCGGAAGCTGCCGGCATTGCGTTCGCGTTCGTCGCGGACGGCCTCTACATCAACGAGAAGTCGATCCCGCACTTCCTGAACCGCTTCGAGCCGCTGACCGTGTTGTCGGCGCTCGCGGTCGCGACGAAGAAGATCGGGCTCGCGGGCACGATCTCGACGTCGTACAGCGAGCCGTTCACGGTCGCGCGCCAGCTCGCGTCGCTCGACGCGATCAGCGGCGGGCGCGCGGGCTGGAACGTCGTGACGACGCCGCTCGAAGGCACCGCGAAGAATTTCGGCAAGGCCCATCCCGATCACGAACTGCGTTACGAGATCGCCGACGAATACCTCGACGTCGTGCAGGGCCTGTGGGACAGCTGGGACGACGACGCATTCGTGCGCGACCGCGCGACCGGCCGCTTCTTCGATCGCGACAAACTCCATACGCTCGATCACCACGGCCGCTTCTTCCAGGTCGCGGGCCCGCTCAACATCCAGCGCTCGCCGCAGGGGCAGCCGGTGATCTTCCAGGCCGGCTCGTCCGACACCGGTATCGGGCTCGCGGGCAAGTACGCGGACGCGGTGTTCACGCATTCGCCGTCGCTCGACGAGACGGCCGCGTTCACGCGACGCGTGAAGCAGAGCGCGGTCGAGCACGGCCGCCATGCCGACGACGTGAAGATCTTCCCCGGCGTCGGGCCGATCGTCGGCCGCACGGCCGCCGAGGCCGAAGACAAATACCAGGCGATCCGCGACCTGCTGACGATCGACGAGGCGCTCGCGTATCTCGGCCGCTATTTCGATCACCACGATTTCACGCAATACGCGCTCGATGCGCCGTTCCCGGAACTCGGCGACCTCGGCCGCAACAGCTTCCGCTCGACCACCGACCGGATCAAGGCCGACGCGAAGAACAAGGGCCTGTCGCTGCGCGAGACGGCGCTCGCGGTCGCGACGCCGCGGCCGAACTTCATCGGCACGGCCGAGCATGTCGCCGACGAACTGATCCGCTGGCACGACGCGGGCGCCGGCGACGGTTTCATCCTCGGCTTTCCGGTGCAGGCGCAGGGTGTCGACGATTTCGTCGAACTCGTGATTCCGGCGCTCGAGGCGCGCGGCCGCTACAGCCGCGACCTGCCCGGCGCGACGCTGCGCGACCACCTCGGCCTGCCGCGCAAGGCGAGCCGCCACGCGGCGCCCGGCGCGGCGCAGGAAACGGCCGCCGACGCGCACGCCTGA
- the pal gene encoding peptidoglycan-associated lipoprotein Pal gives MSKTNRFAVLAALALLAGCHHAAKTPENAGMAPTPSSEAVATVTADDLNNPNSPLAKRSIYFDFDAYTVKPEYQSLLQAHADYLRSHPSRRVLIQGNTDERGTSEYNLALGQRRSQAVFSALETLGVPGTQLEAVSLGKEKPVALGHDEDSWAQNRRADLVYR, from the coding sequence ATGAGCAAAACGAACCGATTTGCGGTCCTGGCAGCCCTTGCACTGCTGGCCGGTTGCCATCACGCGGCGAAAACCCCCGAGAATGCCGGCATGGCGCCGACGCCCTCGAGCGAAGCCGTCGCAACGGTGACCGCCGACGATCTCAACAATCCGAACAGCCCGCTCGCGAAGCGCAGCATCTATTTCGATTTCGACGCGTACACCGTGAAGCCCGAATACCAGTCGCTGCTGCAGGCGCATGCCGACTACCTGCGCAGCCATCCGTCGCGGCGTGTGCTGATCCAGGGCAACACCGACGAACGCGGCACGTCCGAATACAACCTCGCGCTCGGCCAACGCCGTTCGCAAGCCGTGTTCAGCGCACTTGAAACGCTCGGCGTGCCGGGCACGCAACTCGAAGCGGTCAGCCTCGGCAAGGAAAAGCCGGTCGCGCTCGGCCACGACGAGGATTCGTGGGCGCAGAACCGCCGCGCCGATCTCGTCTATCGTTGA
- a CDS encoding LLM class flavin-dependent oxidoreductase, producing MSYSLSLLDKSPIADGANAADALRFTTTLAQRAEQLGYERFWVAEHHGTPGFASSAPELVVAHLLAHTSRIRVGSGGVMLQHYSPFKVAESFKLLAALAPGRVDLGIGKAPGGLPLTTRALQWFHDKTRKPDFAGQLAELDAFLGWGVAEDHPLAGAVAMPVPPQPPERILLGGSPDSGALAARHGWRFCYAGHFNGDDANLERSLDAYRSAGGTRPLVALYAVAAPTRNEAEQLIGPLKIFKLQFAGGQSFNLASAQAAAEFARQSGASDYRIDELRPTVLADTPERVHRALDALSRRLDVDAFVIDSPVSDYAARLASVEWLGGALSATPPHAALAADRSLSPDQNA from the coding sequence ATGTCTTATTCGCTTTCGTTGCTGGACAAGAGTCCGATCGCCGACGGCGCGAACGCCGCCGACGCGCTGCGCTTCACCACGACGCTCGCGCAGCGCGCCGAACAGCTCGGCTACGAGCGCTTCTGGGTCGCCGAGCATCACGGCACGCCGGGCTTCGCGAGTTCGGCGCCGGAGCTCGTCGTCGCGCACCTGCTCGCGCACACGTCGCGCATCCGCGTCGGTTCGGGCGGCGTGATGCTGCAGCACTACAGCCCGTTCAAGGTCGCCGAGTCGTTCAAGCTGCTGGCCGCGCTCGCGCCGGGCCGCGTCGATCTCGGCATCGGCAAGGCGCCCGGCGGGCTGCCGCTGACCACGCGCGCGCTGCAGTGGTTCCACGACAAGACGCGCAAGCCCGACTTCGCGGGCCAGCTCGCGGAGCTCGACGCGTTTCTCGGCTGGGGCGTCGCCGAAGATCATCCGCTCGCCGGCGCGGTCGCGATGCCGGTGCCGCCGCAGCCGCCCGAACGCATCCTGCTCGGCGGCTCGCCGGACAGCGGCGCGCTCGCCGCCCGCCACGGCTGGCGCTTCTGCTACGCGGGGCATTTCAACGGCGACGACGCGAATCTCGAGCGCTCGCTCGACGCGTACCGCAGCGCGGGCGGCACGCGGCCGCTGGTCGCGCTGTACGCGGTGGCCGCACCGACGCGCAACGAGGCCGAGCAACTGATCGGGCCGCTGAAGATCTTCAAGCTGCAGTTCGCGGGCGGCCAGAGCTTCAACCTCGCCAGCGCGCAGGCGGCCGCCGAATTCGCGCGGCAAAGCGGCGCGTCCGACTACCGGATCGACGAGTTGCGCCCGACCGTGCTGGCCGATACGCCCGAGCGCGTGCACCGCGCGCTCGATGCGCTGAGCCGGCGGCTCGACGTCGACGCCTTCGTGATCGACTCGCCGGTGAGCGACTACGCGGCGCGGCTCGCGTCGGTCGAATGGCTCGGCGGCGCGCTGTCGGCAACACCACCGCATGCGGCCCTCGCCGCCGACCGCTCCCTCTCCCCTGACCAGAACGCGTGA
- a CDS encoding type II toxin-antitoxin system MqsA family antitoxin, with the protein MKCPACGAAQLIRDTRDLPYTCQGHSTVIPRITGDFCPACGESVLNLENAGRLGEAMTRFATQIQGRVT; encoded by the coding sequence ATGAAATGTCCTGCCTGCGGTGCCGCGCAACTGATCCGTGACACACGTGACCTTCCATACACCTGCCAAGGTCACTCCACCGTCATCCCTCGCATCACCGGCGACTTCTGCCCTGCATGCGGGGAATCCGTGCTGAACCTCGAAAATGCAGGCCGCCTCGGCGAAGCGATGACACGGTTCGCAACACAGATACAAGGTCGGGTGACGTAG
- a CDS encoding amino acid ABC transporter permease/ATP-binding protein encodes MSDTTHLGGALPPLSSPGAREPGTRFRIVPARHRSRTAGTVLAVVLIAIALHSILGNPQWGWPVFAEWFLSPPVLSGLARTLVLTLLGAVFGFVLGAFVALARLSRSRLLSASAWTFVWLFRSIPLIVLLLILNNLGYLYEHVRLGVPFTDIVWFDTPTTDLISPFLAAVLGLTLNHAAFSAEVIRGGILAVDQGQLEAAAALGLPRGRQTARIVLPQAMRAILPTAFNDLISLAKGTSMVYVLAMPELFYTVQVIYRRNLEVIPLLMVATVWYLIILTVLSAIQVQVERHYARGALRNPPPSVLTFALARIGVLWRRATSRNSASIVQAEGDTDTGAAAAPRAGGEVAVHGVSKQFGMQRVLDNVSFVAPRGSVTAIVGPSGSGKSTLLRTINHLERVDDGFIDIDGELIGYRRDGDVLYELKERDVLKRRTAVGMVFQNFNLFPHLTVLENLVEAPVAVGGVTRDAAERTARTLLARVGLADKADAYPRQLSGGQQQRVAIARALALRPKVLLFDEPTSALDPELVNEVLDVIKELARSGTTLVIVTHEIGFAREVADNVLFMERGRIVEAGPPAAVLDAPSHPRTRAFLSRVL; translated from the coding sequence ATGAGCGACACGACCCACCTCGGCGGCGCGCTGCCGCCGCTCTCTTCTCCCGGCGCGCGCGAGCCCGGCACGCGTTTCCGGATCGTGCCCGCACGCCACCGGTCGCGCACGGCCGGCACCGTGCTCGCCGTCGTGCTGATCGCGATCGCGCTGCATTCGATCCTCGGCAACCCGCAATGGGGCTGGCCGGTGTTCGCCGAATGGTTCCTGTCGCCGCCGGTGCTGTCGGGGCTCGCACGCACGCTGGTGCTGACGCTGCTCGGCGCGGTGTTCGGCTTCGTGCTCGGCGCGTTCGTCGCGCTGGCCCGGCTGTCGCGTTCGCGCCTGCTGTCTGCGAGTGCGTGGACCTTCGTGTGGCTGTTCCGCTCGATTCCGCTGATCGTGCTGCTGCTGATCCTGAACAATCTCGGCTACCTGTACGAGCATGTGCGGCTCGGCGTGCCGTTCACCGACATCGTGTGGTTCGACACGCCGACGACCGACCTGATCAGCCCGTTCCTCGCGGCCGTGCTCGGCCTCACGCTGAACCACGCGGCGTTTTCCGCGGAAGTGATCCGCGGCGGCATTCTCGCGGTCGACCAGGGGCAGCTCGAAGCGGCCGCCGCACTCGGGCTGCCGCGCGGCCGCCAGACCGCGCGGATCGTGCTGCCGCAGGCGATGCGCGCGATCCTGCCGACCGCGTTCAACGACCTGATCTCGCTCGCGAAAGGCACGTCGATGGTGTACGTGCTCGCGATGCCGGAGCTGTTCTACACGGTGCAGGTGATCTATCGCCGCAATCTCGAAGTGATTCCGCTGCTGATGGTCGCGACCGTCTGGTACCTGATTATCCTGACGGTGCTGTCGGCGATCCAGGTACAGGTCGAGCGGCACTATGCGCGCGGCGCACTGCGCAATCCGCCGCCGTCGGTGCTTACGTTCGCGCTCGCGCGCATCGGCGTGCTGTGGCGGCGTGCCACGTCGCGCAATTCGGCGTCGATCGTGCAGGCCGAAGGCGATACCGATACCGGTGCCGCCGCCGCGCCGCGCGCCGGCGGCGAAGTGGCCGTGCATGGCGTATCGAAGCAGTTCGGCATGCAGCGCGTGCTCGACAACGTGTCGTTCGTCGCGCCGCGCGGCAGCGTGACCGCGATCGTCGGGCCGTCGGGTTCGGGCAAGTCGACGCTGCTGCGCACGATCAACCATCTCGAACGCGTCGACGACGGCTTCATCGACATCGACGGCGAACTGATCGGCTATCGGCGCGATGGCGACGTGCTCTACGAGCTGAAGGAGCGCGATGTGCTGAAGCGGCGCACGGCCGTCGGGATGGTGTTCCAGAACTTCAACCTGTTCCCGCACCTGACGGTGCTCGAGAACCTGGTCGAGGCACCGGTCGCCGTCGGCGGCGTGACGCGCGACGCTGCCGAGCGCACCGCACGCACGCTGCTCGCGCGCGTCGGCCTTGCGGACAAGGCCGATGCGTACCCGCGCCAGTTGTCCGGCGGCCAGCAGCAGCGTGTCGCGATCGCGCGGGCGCTCGCGTTGCGTCCGAAGGTGCTGCTGTTCGACGAGCCGACGTCGGCGCTCGATCCCGAGCTCGTCAACGAGGTGCTCGACGTGATCAAGGAACTCGCGCGCTCGGGCACGACGCTCGTGATCGTCACGCACGAGATCGGCTTCGCGCGCGAAGTCGCGGACAACGTGCTGTTCATGGAGCGCGGGCGCATCGTCGAGGCCGGGCCGCCGGCCGCCGTGCTCGACGCGCCGTCGCATCCGCGCACGCGCGCGTTCCTGTCACGGGTGCTGTGA